In the Lutra lutra chromosome 12, mLutLut1.2, whole genome shotgun sequence genome, TACCTTTTACAGCAGATTTTCAGTATAGATAAATGAACTTTGGGGGAAACAAAATGCCCACTAGGACATTTTCCAGTAAAGCCTCTAAGGAAGTTAGTTACACTCTCATTTGGTGAAGCAAATTTGTAAACTTAGCATCTAATCGTACATAAAGTTACTTTGTGCTTAAGAACGAATGAGAGAGACTCACAAAAGGCTATGGAGCAGATGTTTTAAATAGAGAAGCTTCCTGACTAATTTAAAATAGATTACTATCAATCAAGTAGAgtgaatgaattttgaaacaataaatattagtgCTTATATATGGTTTTAATATTTGCTGAGTAAGTCATTAAAACTGGGtgattacttatttattgtctATACAtacttcatttaatattttcagagtACTTAACAAAATTTTTGTTCAAGTGATATATTTTAACTTGTGAACACATTTTTCACAActgtttactattttaaaattttattaaaccaTAAAATTCTAAAGCAGAACAGAGAATCCAAGAACTCATTTACATCTCTATTTTACAAAGCACAGAAACCCAATGATGTCAGATGACTTAATTACAATATCTCCCAACCCAATATTTAATGTAGGAAATTCATTGCTAAGATTCTCCTTAAACATAAAGGGGTATGTTACCATGTTACCATACCACATCCCCATGTTACCATACCACATCTGtagtatatcttttttaaaaaagctttttttacttttataccgcaaagtgaaatttaaattatCTTAGGAAGTACATTTGAACCTAATAAATTTAGTCTTTCTTCTTCAcaggcatttaaataaaaactataatagAAATGAATCAGTTTAGGATCATACTAGGGGAACATGCATACACATTTACTCCCTTGTGTTTATTAACCCTATCTAGAACTTTctgatctttcttttctaaaatatcatcATTCTTAAGTTTAATGATAAGTTCTTAAGTTTAATGATATTTGTGGTATAAAAATTATTCTCCAAGGACTCAAATTTGTACATCTCTTGGTGTCTGACAAATAATACGAGCTGCCCATATAGAACAATTTTGTAAGGAATGTCTATATTTCCGATCCTTCTTTTGTGGAGTCTTAAGTGTTCAATAAGGTCTCAAAGTATATTCCAATTCACATAGCCTATTATTGACTGCAGCAAATCAACCTAGAATTATATAGAATACAAAGCCTTTTGCTTTAGGAAAACAAAGAACCTCTAATGGTAAGCAAAAGACAATCAGAAGTTGGAACCTGGATACCAAGGCTTTAATATCCTCTCATGGGGCCAAGTCTGGGTAGGAAGGCTCCTTGTCTAATACAGTCTCCCATTTTTATAGAGTTTAGAGGTTGGGGGTAGAATGGGAAGGTTTATTTAACTCTAAAGTCTCTCCCAGAATGAAATGTATATGCTTTTAGTGAATACTAAACTGTCAATATAAATATTGAACACATCTTGTGTGTAGCAAATCGCAAGCAATGTGTCCTCAAAATTATagtacaaaatacaaaacaattttaGACTTCAAATTTTCTAAGTAGTAGTTTCTGGTATTTTAGATATTAAGGAAAATATCAAATGTGGAAAATGATGTTGACAatatcactgaaaaaaatgtagatatataaaatacattacattTGAAGTGATTCTAAGCGTGCTTTTGATTTTAAATCTATTAAACCCTTTTAACcctctcattttctattttaattacctCTACCTAAGTCCAATTCTTCACCCTTTTTCAACTTAGTTTCTCTCCAAAATCTTCCTTGATTATTCCTAACTTCACTAATCTCTTTTCTGAATTTCCCAACAAGAAAAATGAGTCTCTAATACCTGACAGGTATTTAAAAAACTCTTGCTCGTTAAGTACTTTAATTGAACATTTCCTTCTTCCCGCTGGAATACAAATGCTGAAAATAGTGAAGTATATGAGATTGTAAAAGAAGCAATAGCTAGAAGGTAAACACTGGCTTAAGAGCCAACAGGCAGGGAGCAAAGTAAAGTGGGATCCTCTTCCTCAGTGGAAACCATTTGTGAAGAATAAAGTTGGTTGTATAGGAGGGATTAAAAAGGAAGTTCTGGGCCCCAGCCTGAATGAATCGGGCTcagttgaaaaaaatctttttgcaaTCATTTGAACCTTGGAGGGTCCAAGACTGAGTCATCACGATATGGGAATTCAGCCAATGATTGGAGCAAAAAGGGCAAGCTCTCATGAAACCAAATGCTTTGTCACCTCTTGGCAGGAAAGAGAGGACCCCTGGACATGCCTCCTCCAGGGGGAGGGTGTTGATCTCGCTGGAGGAATGCTAAGGGctcaaaaatgtcatttttgttcTTCAATGATAATTTCATGCTCCAGTGTTGTTTTAGTGGTCTCTATGGGGGATGGAGATACCTTGGTGGGGGAGCTTTGGTTGGGTAAAGGGGTAGGAGATCCAGGCAGGGTTGATAAGGCAGGAGATGGGGTAGAACCAGGGATGCAGGTGACATGATTCGACTTTCCATCTGCGTGAATGATGATGGTTGTACTGTTGATGGGCTTGCTGAAGTGGACAAAATATAAGACCAGAACAACAAGTGTTGTGGCAATTAGACAGGCCAAGAGACACACCagaaatgttttccagagtgaccaTGGTTTTGCTGTAACCTGTAATGAATTAGGAAAGTGAATATTTCAGCAAATGAGATAGTAGTGACTTAGACAGCTGATTTCAGTAAGAATAAGGCTAATCTGTTTCATTACTCCAAATGCTATAATTTCAGGTACAGTTCATTAGCTGTCTCTTccattccctccctctttctctctgtctcacacacacacacctt is a window encoding:
- the LOC125082673 gene encoding dynactin-associated protein-like, with protein sequence MHGDRHHAEDIERSPVELLPRNPYCSNEGTHCGCRLPTGTLQPQWVTAKPWSLWKTFLVCLLACLIATTLVVLVLYFVHFSKPINSTTIIIHADGKSNHVTCIPGSTPSPALSTLPGSPTPLPNQSSPTKVSPSPIETTKTTLEHEIIIEEQK